CAGCACGAATCCAGACCCCTCCCCGGTCTCACATCTGCCCActccagccctgctcagcagcaCCCACCCGCTCCCAGGATGAGGGAGTACCCCCAGGGGACTCACCCTGCCTTCCCCCTTAGGGTCAAGCACCAGGTGGAGTACCTGGGCCTGAAGGAGAACATCAGGGTGCGCCGGGCTGGCTTCGCCTACCGCCGCCAGTTCTCCAAGTTCCTGCAGAGGTGAGGCACCCCCGCCTGCTCCCGGCCCTCACCGCCACCCCACAGAGGAGCTACCAGCAGGGATGTGTACCCCAAACCCTCCCACACCCTCCGCCTCCAGGTACGCCATTCTGACCCCTGAGACATGGCCCCAGTGGCGGGGGGATGAACGTCAGGGGGTCCAGCACCTGCTCCGCGCGGTCAACATGGAGCCAGACCAGTACCAGATGGGGAGCACCAAGGTCTTTGTCAAGAACCCTGAGTcggtgagtgtgagagagaggcagacaccTGCACTGCCTCACGGCCGCGGATCCCACTCCTCGGGCCCCTTTAGGCCTCGGGCATGTTGCCTTACGCCCTCAGAGCCTCCGTTTCTCCATTTGGAAAGTGGGGAGAGTAGTAGCCCCCCTGCAGGATTGGGGTGAGGCTCAGACGAAACAGGAAGTCCGCTACACAGTGTGTGGCATGTGGTGTGTGCTCGGAAAAACCCAAATTAGCCGGGCAGTCCCTGGTggccagagggcagggggagaaacacaCCGCCAGTGAGGGGTAAGAACTCACGGCTTCTTCACAACGTCTTTGCtcccttgtttccttctctctgtccttcccgttttgctttcttctttttctataacTTCTTTCcgtgctctctcctctcctacattttcttacctcttccctccttccttccttcatgaaCACAGAGTCCCTGGGCCTGAGATCGGTGGCTCGCCAATCCCAagacctgccccaggccctgatCTACCAAAGACAAACCTCATTCCGCATCCTCCACGCACAGATGACCCCTCCAGCATGTCACCATCAGCTCTAAGCCTTTTAGCAAAAGGCTGGGAGCACCAGCAACTTGAGGCTGCCTCTGCtcacagggaaaaaatgaagtaacaGTGACAAATCTGTTCTGCGGACCTACTGTGAGCACGGTGACTACAGTCAACAATGCTGTGCTATATACTTGGAATTTGCTGACAGTAGCTCTTCCACGTTctcacaacaaaaaagaaatggtaaccTAGCTGCTAGCTAACCTAGGAGGTCCTCATTCTGcagtatatacatgtatcaaatcaactCATGTGCACCTTAAACttgcacaatgttatatgtcaattatatctcaataaacctggatGGGGGGGTTTTTTAGAAAGCAACAGTGACAAGAACAAAAAAGCAGGGCCAAGGCAGGGGCAGCCCGGCTGGCTGTCcatagggcatgcaactcttggtctcggggttggaAGTCTGagcccccacactgggtgtagagattacttaaaaataaaatcttcataaataaataaaaaggcagggCAAGGAATCCCCCTGGGGGCCCTTCCTGGCCACCTGCTTCTATGCGAGGATCGGACAGCAAATCGGGAGCCGGCCGTCTGGACGAGCTGTGGTAACTCACCACACTCCCAGGCACATCTTACGTTCCGCAGCCTGGGCCAAGCTGGAGCACTGGGGAAAGGGCTGCTGCCTacccaggcctggccaggggCCTCATCACCTGCATGATGATCATAGCACCTGCCCCTCTAGCCCCTTAGCGACTTGAAGACAGCTAGGAAATTGTAGAGACTATGCCCTTGACGTTACTGTAACTTACAAGTAACTGTTCTCTCAGCAAACCAAACACATAACACTGGGGTGGAGACTCCAGAGATTTTGTAGCTGCAAAAATAGTCTGtcggggctcctggttggctcagttagtagagcatgtgactcttaatctcagggtcatgcgttcaaaccccacattaagcatagaagaaagaaaggaaaagagaaagagaggagagaaggagagagaaagcgaaagaaggagggaggaggggagtgagggaggggaagaaggaaaggaaggaaggagggagggagggaaagaaggagggagggaggaaggagaagaaagaaagatgggaggggaggagaggaaaggaaatttaaggaaaggaaaggagaggaggggaaaggaaaagagagaaagaagaaaactgtctTGGGAGGTCAGGCTCTTGGTCCCCACACTTCTCTGTACCTGCCTCTAGAGCTTCTCCCTACAGA
This region of Ailuropoda melanoleuca isolate Jingjing unplaced genomic scaffold, ASM200744v2 unplaced-scaffold73082, whole genome shotgun sequence genomic DNA includes:
- the LOC117800595 gene encoding unconventional myosin-If-like isoform X1, whose translation is MREYPQGTHPAFPLRVKHQVEYLGLKENIRVRRAGFAYRRQFSKFLQRYAILTPETWPQWRGDERQGVQHLLRAVNMEPDQYQMGSTKVFVKNPESDTSHIGLRAHPTPV
- the LOC117800595 gene encoding unconventional myosin-If-like isoform X2; protein product: MREYPQGTHPAFPLRVKHQVEYLGLKENIRVRRAGFAYRRQFSKFLQRYAILTPETWPQWRGDERQGVQHLLRAVNMEPDQYQMGSTKVFVKNPESSPWA